TGCGTATTCACTCCGTAGGATAAAATCCCAATTATTCCATTTTTTAATGTATTATAAACATATCCAGCGGGATAAATCTCTGTTGTTTTAATGTTTTTATATTTTAACAACATCTAATTTTTTTTCTACCTTCTAAAAATTATTTTCCGAATAATTGTTTGCCACATATTTTTGTCAAATATATCAAAATATTGTCATTTAGTTTTTTTTTAATTAAAAATTCTCGTTTGTTGACATTTAATTACTCAATTTAATTTCTCGAAATATAAAATAATCGCATAAAATTCGGAGAGAGAAAATGACTAAAAATATTGATTGGAATTCTTTAAGCGAAGAAGAACTATATTCACGCGCTGCAGAATTGAAAAAAGAAAAAAATTGCTTTATCCTTGCACATAATTACCAATTTGTAGAAGTTCAAAAAATGGCTGATTATGTGGGAGATTCTTTGCAGATGGCAAAAATTGCCGCAAAAACCGATGCGGATATGATCTTGCTTTGCGGAATTATTATTATGGGTGAGACCGCCAAAATTCTTAATCCAGACAAAAAAGTCATTATGGCACATAAAGATGCCGATTGCCGTCTTGCCCTTTTAAAATCAACTTCCGATCTTATCCGGCTGAAAGAAAAGCATCCGGGGGCTGAAGTAGTTTGTTATGTAAACTCACAAGCGGAGCTAAAAGCAGAAAGCACGATAACTTGCACATCCGCAAATGCCATAGAGGTCGTTGATTCCATCCCGAAAGATAAGGAAGTGATTTTCGTTCCGGACAAAAATATCGGGGCTTGGGTTTCTTATAATTTAGGCAGAGAATTAATTCTGTTCGATAGCACTTGCTATGTTCACGATGACATTACTCTCGAAGATGTGAAAGAGGTGCGTTCTAAATATCCGAACTATAGTCTGCTGGCTCATCCCGAATGTCGCCTAAATGTTTGCAAAGCGGCAGACCTTGTCTGTTCCACGAGCCAAATGCTGGACTTTGCAAAAGAACACGATAATCTCATAATTGGTACGGAATACGGTTTGTATGAGCAACTGAGATATCTTTATCCTCAAAAACACATTGTATCTTTAAGCAAAAAAATGATCTGTGAAGACATGAAAAAAACCACTCTTCGGGGAGCAGTTCGTGCTCTCGCCGAAGAAAAATACGAAATCAAAATTCCGCAAGAAATTGTGGAAAAAACTAAAAAATCTTTGAACCGAATGATGGAAATCGTTTAAATGAAATTATTGGCAAATAAATTTAGAAAAATTTATCCCATTTTTCAGATACTTATTTCCGTCTGTCTGCTCATCTTTATTTTTCGCAAATTTCACATTTCTTTGATTGGCAATCTCGCAGAAATGTTTGCTCCTTTCTGGCTGATTATGTCATTCATCTTGGCGATTTTCGTCATTCCGTTTCTCGCTGCCTGGCGGTGGAAAATCCTTCTTCATTTTTCTCAAATAACCGAAAAATTTACTCAACTTCTCAAAATAAATTTCATCTCAATCTTTTGGGGAATTATCCTTCCGTCAGCAGATGGATTTGCTGCGATTCGATTGTATCTCATCGAAAAAAGACATAAGCAAAATCCGGGGAAAGCGGGATGTACAATAATTGCAGAAAAAATATTCGGATTTTTACTTTTATGTATTATCGGGATAGCATTCAGTTTTTCGCTTGAAAAAACAAAAGAAATCACGGTCAGCAGAATAATTTTAACGGCAATTATTTTTATTTTAATATTTCTTTTTCTTATTTTCTCAAGCAAAAGCTGGCAAAGTAAATTTAGTATCGGTTTGAAAAAAATCAAATTTTTCCGAAAACCAATTTCCTACCTCTTATCACTGCATAATTCTTTTGTCAGAATTCCTACCGGGAAAATATTGATCCACGTGCTACCAATTATTTTTATTTTTCAAGTTTGCACTATTTTGAGCGTCTATTTTATCTTTCGATCATTTGGTGTGAATCTTCCTTTTACAACCCATCTCGCACTCGTGCCGATCATTCAAATAATTTCTCTTATTCCTGTTACAATTAGCGGTTTTGGAATACGAGAAGGAGCGTTTGTTTTTTTCTATAGAACCATCGGGATTTCTCCCTCGATCGCCTTTAG
The nucleotide sequence above comes from Candidatus Cloacimonadota bacterium. Encoded proteins:
- a CDS encoding lysylphosphatidylglycerol synthase transmembrane domain-containing protein — encoded protein: MKLLANKFRKIYPIFQILISVCLLIFIFRKFHISLIGNLAEMFAPFWLIMSFILAIFVIPFLAAWRWKILLHFSQITEKFTQLLKINFISIFWGIILPSADGFAAIRLYLIEKRHKQNPGKAGCTIIAEKIFGFLLLCIIGIAFSFSLEKTKEITVSRIILTAIIFILIFLFLIFSSKSWQSKFSIGLKKIKFFRKPISYLLSLHNSFVRIPTGKILIHVLPIIFIFQVCTILSVYFIFRSFGVNLPFTTHLALVPIIQIISLIPVTISGFGIREGAFVFFYRTIGISPSIAFSVSIINFLILTGVPAIIGGMWSISSQIRKKDVMKNA
- the nadA gene encoding quinolinate synthase NadA, translating into MTKNIDWNSLSEEELYSRAAELKKEKNCFILAHNYQFVEVQKMADYVGDSLQMAKIAAKTDADMILLCGIIIMGETAKILNPDKKVIMAHKDADCRLALLKSTSDLIRLKEKHPGAEVVCYVNSQAELKAESTITCTSANAIEVVDSIPKDKEVIFVPDKNIGAWVSYNLGRELILFDSTCYVHDDITLEDVKEVRSKYPNYSLLAHPECRLNVCKAADLVCSTSQMLDFAKEHDNLIIGTEYGLYEQLRYLYPQKHIVSLSKKMICEDMKKTTLRGAVRALAEEKYEIKIPQEIVEKTKKSLNRMMEIV